A genomic region of Zalophus californianus isolate mZalCal1 chromosome 1, mZalCal1.pri.v2, whole genome shotgun sequence contains the following coding sequences:
- the NFILZ gene encoding NFIL3 like protein isoform X2, translating into MDVGLSGLPGVSQGRSKTLRGRGPVVRRQREFMPEEKKDTVYWEKRRKNNEAAKRSREKRRLNDVALEGRLATLLEENALLRAELGLADHLIWESVTPSSDGFLCVLGQSLEPQEQDSRHIMADLCVTWILSTYSNHGSQASSPATPGSQLEMQTLRLLPERLNQTCILMQSPGDPLKFEKHRSRAEVDKFSCMRPESKYFWLCGSDSHCFVYSTLSL; encoded by the exons ATGGACGTGGGTCTCTCGGGCCTCCCAGGGGTATCTCAGGGTCGCAGCAAGACCCTGAGGGGCAGGGGCCCAGTTGTGCGGCGGCAGCGGGAGTTCATGCCCGAAGAGAAGAAGGACACGGTTTACTGGGAGAAGCGGAGGAAGAACAACGAGGCGGCCAAGAGATCCCGGGAGAAGCGGCGTCTCAACGACGTAGCCCTTGAAGGCAGGCTGGCCACGCTGCTGGAGGAGAACGCTCTGCTCAGGGCTGAGCT GGGGCTCGCTGACCACCTCATTTGGGAGTCCGTCACACCCAGTTCAGATGGCTTCCTCTGTGTCTTGGGTCAGAGTCTTGAACCACAGGAACAG GATTCACGACACATCATGGCTGACCTCTGTGTTACCTGGATCCTTTCTACCTACTCAAATCATGGTTCACAGGCCAGCAGCCCAGCAACACCGGGGAGCCAGctggaaatgcagactctcaggctcCTCCCAGAACGGCTGAATCAAACCTGcattttaatgcaatccccagGAGAcccattaaagtttgagaagcatcgGTCCAGAGCAGAGGTTGACAAATTTTCCTGTATGAGACCAGAGAGTAAATACTTTTGGCTTTGTGGGTCAGACAGCCACTGTTTTGTCTACTCTACTTTGTCTCTGTAG
- the NFILZ gene encoding NFIL3 like protein isoform X1 encodes MDVGLSGLPGVSQGRSKTLRGRGPVVRRQREFMPEEKKDTVYWEKRRKNNEAAKRSREKRRLNDVALEGRLATLLEENALLRAELWALRHHFGLLPSVAGSRTLPLQALLWEPPWTGDPRPRAQPLPSLPGSHGCLLRPCALDTGVPGCRGCLAAHKWTGLAASPRRPQDPVPPNLKRMDMALQAALPAAFFSCHLLDGHGGTRPELRPFWGLWSPMASGYQASGPSDALLTPTADPVELPPGLAYPVPGNDLERLTQPSLPHKLRVKSHASGRGPPGWGDGRGPL; translated from the coding sequence ATGGACGTGGGTCTCTCGGGCCTCCCAGGGGTATCTCAGGGTCGCAGCAAGACCCTGAGGGGCAGGGGCCCAGTTGTGCGGCGGCAGCGGGAGTTCATGCCCGAAGAGAAGAAGGACACGGTTTACTGGGAGAAGCGGAGGAAGAACAACGAGGCGGCCAAGAGATCCCGGGAGAAGCGGCGTCTCAACGACGTAGCCCTTGAAGGCAGGCTGGCCACGCTGCTGGAGGAGAACGCTCTGCTCAGGGCTGAGCTGTGGGCACTCAGGCATCACTTTGGCCTTTTGCCCTCCGTTGCTGGCTCCCGGACCCTGCCTCTGCAGGCACTGCTGTGGGAGCCCCCCTGGACTGGAGACCCCCGCCCTAGGGCCCagccactcccctccctccctggctcccatGGCTGCCTTTTGAGGCCATGCGCTCTGGACACTGGGGTTCCAGGATGCCGGGGCTGCCTGGCGGCTCACAAGTGGACTGGTCTGGCCGCttcccccaggcgcccccaggaccCTGTTCCCCCCAACCTCAAGAGAATGGACATGGCCTTGCAGGCTGCCCTCCCAGCCGCCTTCTTCAGCTGTCACCTCCTGGATGGGCATGGGGGGACCAGACCAGAGCTCAGGCCCTTTTGGGGGCTGTGGTCACCCATGGCCTCTGGTTATCAGGCTTCTGGGCCCTCAGATGCGTTGCTGACACCCACTGCTGATCCAGTGGAGCTGCCTCCTGGGTTGGCCTATCCTGTCCCAGGGAATGATCTTGAGCGTCTTActcagccctccctgccccacaaaCTGCGCGTCAAGTCCCACGCCTCGGGCAGGGGACCtccagggtggggggatggccgGGGCCCCCTCTGA